The Falco cherrug isolate bFalChe1 chromosome 6, bFalChe1.pri, whole genome shotgun sequence genome window below encodes:
- the CEP57L1 gene encoding centrosomal protein CEP57L1 isoform X1, whose amino-acid sequence MLPAAFAYTESKKLAAVGGDRPSIPNNQAVVAALKTLQEKIRHLELERSQAEDHLCSLSIAVAQYKALENESYKKNTAHQELMQQRKDLSVQLNAAQSRCSLLEKQLDYMRKMVSSAELEKKMVLEQQTQLQKGEDQNWLELRAKLEKLEMLEKECLKLTATQRTAENKIKHLEEKLCKEEQQRKLMQDKTAQLQTGFEINKILMSSVMSQNEPKKENVKKKKTKKRNPTMKKIHFSQLHVKAGELPFVAGKSVSSSHSVSANVQSVLHIMKHRNPHISSRRQGGTTPGILGRSALSKSVSSCSTSPTATGSLSDVLLAIQDELGQMSFEQQGLLKQIEETQDSKVREDLEKDLDCLVKQMEIKGEQISKLKKHQATVQKLKRKTQKLKQGAAHIRLKCGDQKEAKEIAVTVKESMSKSCPGQKSRSSLQLLKNVRKLQSTLKNDDIMWEQ is encoded by the exons ATGCttcctgcagcctttgcttATACAGAATCAAAGAAGTTggcagctgttggtggtgaCAGGCCTTCTATCCCCAATAACCAAG CTGTGGTGGCAGCCCTGAAAACTCTTCAAGAAAAGATCCGCCATCTAGAGTTGGAGAGGTCACAGGCTGAAGATCATCTGTGCAGCCTCTCCATAGCAGTGGCTCAGTATAAGGCCTTGGAGAATGAATCCTACAAAAAGAACACAGCACATCAAGAACTGATGCAACAGAGGAAAG ATTTAAGTGTGCAGTTAAATGCAGCACAATCCCGCTGCTCCCTGCTGGAGAAACAGCTGGATTACATGAGAAAAATGGTTTCCAGTGCggaactggaaaagaaaatggttttagaACAACAG ACCCAGCTTCAGAAAGGGGAAGATCAGAACTGGTTGGAACTGCGTGCAAAACTTGAAAAGCTTGAAATGCTAGAAAAAGAGTGTCTTAAACTTACTGCTACTCAGAGAACTGCAGAA AACAAGATCAAACACTTAGAAGAAAAGCTTTGTAAGGAAGAGCAGCAGCGTAAGCTAATGCAAGACAAAACTGCTCAG CTTCAAACAGGATTTGAGATAAACAAAATTTTGATGTCGTCAGTAATGTCTCAAAATGaacctaaaaaagaaaatgtgaagaagaaaaaaactaagAAG AGAAATCCTACAATGAAGAAAATCCACTTTTCACAATTACATGTAAAGGCTGGTGAACTACCTTTTGTGGCTGGGAAG TCTGTCAGCTCCAGCCATTCTGTTAGCGCAAACGTACAAAGTGTATTGCATATTATGAAGCATCGGAATCCACATATCTCATCACGAAGACAAGGAGGAACTACACCAGGAATTTTAGGACGCAGTGCACTTTCAAAATCTGTATCCTCTTGTTCCACATCACCTACTGCCACCGGAAGTCTTTCGGACGTTCTGTTGGCCATACAAGATGAGCTGGGCCAAATGAGCTT TGAGCAGCAAGGACTTCTGAAACAGATAGAGGAGACTCAAGACTCCAAAGTTCGTGAAGACCTAGAAAAGGACCTGGATTGCCTTGTGAAACAAATGGAGATTAAAGGAGAACAAATATCCAAGCTGAAAAAGCATCAGGCTACT GTGcagaaattaaagagaaaaactcAGAAATTGAAGCAAGGGGCAGCTCATATCAGACTAAAGTGTGGTGAccaaaaggaagcaaaggagaTTGCAGTCACTGTAAAGGAAAGTATGTCTAAATCTTGTCCtggacagaaaagcagaagctcTCTTCAGTTGCTAAAAAATGTGCGGAAACTTCAgtcaacactgaaaaatgatGATATAATGTGGGAACAATAG
- the CEP57L1 gene encoding centrosomal protein CEP57L1 isoform X2, with protein MLPGKAVVAALKTLQEKIRHLELERSQAEDHLCSLSIAVAQYKALENESYKKNTAHQELMQQRKDLSVQLNAAQSRCSLLEKQLDYMRKMVSSAELEKKMVLEQQTQLQKGEDQNWLELRAKLEKLEMLEKECLKLTATQRTAENKIKHLEEKLCKEEQQRKLMQDKTAQLQTGFEINKILMSSVMSQNEPKKENVKKKKTKKRNPTMKKIHFSQLHVKAGELPFVAGKSVSSSHSVSANVQSVLHIMKHRNPHISSRRQGGTTPGILGRSALSKSVSSCSTSPTATGSLSDVLLAIQDELGQMSFEQQGLLKQIEETQDSKVREDLEKDLDCLVKQMEIKGEQISKLKKHQATVQKLKRKTQKLKQGAAHIRLKCGDQKEAKEIAVTVKESMSKSCPGQKSRSSLQLLKNVRKLQSTLKNDDIMWEQ; from the exons atGCTGCCGGGGAAGG CTGTGGTGGCAGCCCTGAAAACTCTTCAAGAAAAGATCCGCCATCTAGAGTTGGAGAGGTCACAGGCTGAAGATCATCTGTGCAGCCTCTCCATAGCAGTGGCTCAGTATAAGGCCTTGGAGAATGAATCCTACAAAAAGAACACAGCACATCAAGAACTGATGCAACAGAGGAAAG ATTTAAGTGTGCAGTTAAATGCAGCACAATCCCGCTGCTCCCTGCTGGAGAAACAGCTGGATTACATGAGAAAAATGGTTTCCAGTGCggaactggaaaagaaaatggttttagaACAACAG ACCCAGCTTCAGAAAGGGGAAGATCAGAACTGGTTGGAACTGCGTGCAAAACTTGAAAAGCTTGAAATGCTAGAAAAAGAGTGTCTTAAACTTACTGCTACTCAGAGAACTGCAGAA AACAAGATCAAACACTTAGAAGAAAAGCTTTGTAAGGAAGAGCAGCAGCGTAAGCTAATGCAAGACAAAACTGCTCAG CTTCAAACAGGATTTGAGATAAACAAAATTTTGATGTCGTCAGTAATGTCTCAAAATGaacctaaaaaagaaaatgtgaagaagaaaaaaactaagAAG AGAAATCCTACAATGAAGAAAATCCACTTTTCACAATTACATGTAAAGGCTGGTGAACTACCTTTTGTGGCTGGGAAG TCTGTCAGCTCCAGCCATTCTGTTAGCGCAAACGTACAAAGTGTATTGCATATTATGAAGCATCGGAATCCACATATCTCATCACGAAGACAAGGAGGAACTACACCAGGAATTTTAGGACGCAGTGCACTTTCAAAATCTGTATCCTCTTGTTCCACATCACCTACTGCCACCGGAAGTCTTTCGGACGTTCTGTTGGCCATACAAGATGAGCTGGGCCAAATGAGCTT TGAGCAGCAAGGACTTCTGAAACAGATAGAGGAGACTCAAGACTCCAAAGTTCGTGAAGACCTAGAAAAGGACCTGGATTGCCTTGTGAAACAAATGGAGATTAAAGGAGAACAAATATCCAAGCTGAAAAAGCATCAGGCTACT GTGcagaaattaaagagaaaaactcAGAAATTGAAGCAAGGGGCAGCTCATATCAGACTAAAGTGTGGTGAccaaaaggaagcaaaggagaTTGCAGTCACTGTAAAGGAAAGTATGTCTAAATCTTGTCCtggacagaaaagcagaagctcTCTTCAGTTGCTAAAAAATGTGCGGAAACTTCAgtcaacactgaaaaatgatGATATAATGTGGGAACAATAG
- the CEP57L1 gene encoding centrosomal protein CEP57L1 isoform X3, producing the protein MLPAAFAYTESKKLAAVGGDRPSIPNNQAVVAALKTLQEKIRHLELERSQAEDHLCSLSIAVAQYKALENESYKKNTAHQELMQQRKDLSVQLNAAQSRCSLLEKQLDYMRKMVSSAELEKKMVLEQQTQLQKGEDQNWLELRAKLEKLEMLEKECLKLTATQRTAELQTGFEINKILMSSVMSQNEPKKENVKKKKTKKRNPTMKKIHFSQLHVKAGELPFVAGKSVSSSHSVSANVQSVLHIMKHRNPHISSRRQGGTTPGILGRSALSKSVSSCSTSPTATGSLSDVLLAIQDELGQMSFEQQGLLKQIEETQDSKVREDLEKDLDCLVKQMEIKGEQISKLKKHQATVQKLKRKTQKLKQGAAHIRLKCGDQKEAKEIAVTVKESMSKSCPGQKSRSSLQLLKNVRKLQSTLKNDDIMWEQ; encoded by the exons ATGCttcctgcagcctttgcttATACAGAATCAAAGAAGTTggcagctgttggtggtgaCAGGCCTTCTATCCCCAATAACCAAG CTGTGGTGGCAGCCCTGAAAACTCTTCAAGAAAAGATCCGCCATCTAGAGTTGGAGAGGTCACAGGCTGAAGATCATCTGTGCAGCCTCTCCATAGCAGTGGCTCAGTATAAGGCCTTGGAGAATGAATCCTACAAAAAGAACACAGCACATCAAGAACTGATGCAACAGAGGAAAG ATTTAAGTGTGCAGTTAAATGCAGCACAATCCCGCTGCTCCCTGCTGGAGAAACAGCTGGATTACATGAGAAAAATGGTTTCCAGTGCggaactggaaaagaaaatggttttagaACAACAG ACCCAGCTTCAGAAAGGGGAAGATCAGAACTGGTTGGAACTGCGTGCAAAACTTGAAAAGCTTGAAATGCTAGAAAAAGAGTGTCTTAAACTTACTGCTACTCAGAGAACTGCAGAA CTTCAAACAGGATTTGAGATAAACAAAATTTTGATGTCGTCAGTAATGTCTCAAAATGaacctaaaaaagaaaatgtgaagaagaaaaaaactaagAAG AGAAATCCTACAATGAAGAAAATCCACTTTTCACAATTACATGTAAAGGCTGGTGAACTACCTTTTGTGGCTGGGAAG TCTGTCAGCTCCAGCCATTCTGTTAGCGCAAACGTACAAAGTGTATTGCATATTATGAAGCATCGGAATCCACATATCTCATCACGAAGACAAGGAGGAACTACACCAGGAATTTTAGGACGCAGTGCACTTTCAAAATCTGTATCCTCTTGTTCCACATCACCTACTGCCACCGGAAGTCTTTCGGACGTTCTGTTGGCCATACAAGATGAGCTGGGCCAAATGAGCTT TGAGCAGCAAGGACTTCTGAAACAGATAGAGGAGACTCAAGACTCCAAAGTTCGTGAAGACCTAGAAAAGGACCTGGATTGCCTTGTGAAACAAATGGAGATTAAAGGAGAACAAATATCCAAGCTGAAAAAGCATCAGGCTACT GTGcagaaattaaagagaaaaactcAGAAATTGAAGCAAGGGGCAGCTCATATCAGACTAAAGTGTGGTGAccaaaaggaagcaaaggagaTTGCAGTCACTGTAAAGGAAAGTATGTCTAAATCTTGTCCtggacagaaaagcagaagctcTCTTCAGTTGCTAAAAAATGTGCGGAAACTTCAgtcaacactgaaaaatgatGATATAATGTGGGAACAATAG